One window of Verrucomicrobiota bacterium genomic DNA carries:
- a CDS encoding transglutaminase family protein produces MKLRVLHRTEYLYHPAVRSNTNALHLEPRDFQYQTTLSAFLRILPTVRLKSYADLFQNRTHHFEVEDPHTRLVIESRITVATRALEIPAEVRELSLQALPGKLQDDFLHQFLQPSTYVDAGPEIWRQAIDLREDRGTTTVFQAAEDLMRFIYKNFEYQSGATNVHTRMTEVLEGRAGVCQDFAHVFIGLARALQIPARYASGYLYNGERGTLRGAQASHAWAEVFLPGLGWLGFDPTNNTLADERYVKVAIGRDYDDVAPIKGGFRGGHSREMKIKVLVEKAP; encoded by the coding sequence ATGAAGCTGCGTGTCCTTCACCGGACGGAATACCTCTACCATCCGGCCGTTCGGTCGAACACCAACGCCTTGCACCTCGAGCCGAGGGACTTCCAATACCAAACCACCCTCTCCGCCTTCCTGCGGATCTTGCCCACCGTGCGGCTGAAGTCCTACGCAGATCTCTTCCAGAATCGGACCCATCACTTCGAAGTGGAAGACCCTCACACCCGCCTCGTCATCGAAAGCCGGATTACCGTCGCCACCCGCGCCCTCGAAATCCCGGCCGAAGTGCGGGAACTCTCCCTGCAAGCCCTCCCTGGCAAGCTCCAAGACGACTTTCTTCACCAGTTCTTGCAGCCCAGCACCTACGTGGACGCGGGCCCGGAGATCTGGCGGCAGGCCATTGACCTTCGGGAAGACCGGGGCACCACCACCGTCTTCCAAGCGGCCGAAGACCTCATGCGCTTCATCTACAAAAACTTCGAATACCAATCCGGTGCCACCAACGTCCACACCCGCATGACCGAAGTCCTGGAAGGCCGGGCCGGAGTCTGCCAGGATTTTGCGCACGTCTTCATCGGGCTAGCGCGAGCCCTCCAAATACCGGCCCGCTACGCATCCGGGTATCTCTACAATGGCGAGCGCGGCACCCTCCGTGGCGCCCAAGCGTCCCACGCCTGGGCCGAAGTCTTTCTTCCGGGACTGGGTTGGCTTGGCTTCGACCCCACCAACAACACCCTGGCCGATGAGCGCTACGTGAAAGTGGCCATCGGCCGGGACTACGACGACGTGGCCCCCATCAAAGGCGGCTTTCGCGGAGGGCACAGCCGCGAAATGAAAATCAAAGTGCTGGTCGAAAAAGCGCCGTAA